The bacterium genomic sequence CTGGTATATTATACCAGTACCAAATTTCCTCGTTCCTTGACATGTAGCCATATGTCATATATAATGACGACAAATGGCTACATCAAAGGCATCGGCAGCAAAGAAGCGGTCGCCATCCCCGACAACCATCATTCAAGAGATCAGGAAGGGCTTCGAATGGGAGAGGGTGGAGCGCTTCCAAAAAGATTATGGACTCAAAGATGAGCGCGTGGCACGCATCATTGGTCTCAGCGATCGCACTCTAACGAGACATCGGAAAGAGCGAGAACCTCTCGACTTGGTGGCCAGCGATCGTTTCTACCGTGCGGCGAGGATTATTGAATTGGCAACGAATGTTTTTGAGGATAAAGATGAGGCCATGCGCTGGCTCCGGCGCCCTCAGCCGGGTCTTGCGAACATGATCCCGCTTGAGATTCTTGACACGGAACCAGGCTCTCATGCGGTCCAAGCCTTATTGACGCAAATCGAATACGGCGTCCTGCCGTGACGCTCGCCTGGCGCATCGATAAGGCCAAGCGTTCGAAGACGGATTCATTCTCCGGCGAAGGTGCGGCAATGGAAGGAGGACGATGGAACCAACCCGGCACCCGGATGGTCTATTCAGCCGAAACACTGTCGCTTGCCGCGATGGAGAAGTTCGTTCACATGGGGGATGAGGGGAGGTCCGTGGAACTCGTATCGTATCGAATCGATATTCCTGCGGATGTTCGGGTTGAAACACTAAAAAGGAGCGAGCTACCGAAAGATTGGAAATCCTTTCCCGCGCCGCAATCCACAATGGTTATCGGATCCAATTGGGTCAAAAAGGCCCATTCGGCTGTCCTTAAGGTTCCATCTGTTGTAATCGAGACGGAGCACAATTACCTGTTGAATTCGCTACACGCTGATTTTAAGCGGCTCAGGATTCACCCTGCAAAACCATTCTCCTTCGACCCTCGCATGTGGAAGAAGGAAATATTCTAAACATTACTCCAGAACGATTGGTTTCCAGTTCCGACTCGCATCGAAAGTTGATGCCCAGATTCACCGGCATCAGAGCTTCCAAAGAGATGACCCGACGTCCCTACCCGGGATAACTTTGTCCCGCCACTATCACGGTCGGAAAGGAAGTACGGTGGTCGTCCGTATCAATACGCATGAAAGTGATTTGCGGTTATGTGGAATCCCGGAAGGCGATCCTTTTGTGTTCATTTTACAAAGAAGAATTGACAAAAAAATGAACCGTATAGGAACTTCGATAAGTATCCGGCGCTGGGATGTTTCCATGGGCAACCCATGTCCGGCATCCTTCTGATTGATGCCTCTGTGAAAGGGAAGCCTAAGTTCTGTTTGCATCCAAAAGACGTTTGCATTTTTGCGTCAGTTTTTGCGCGATTATGCAAAGTCTCGGTCTCGTGTACTTTTTCTCGACCATCTCGACGAGAAGCTTACACCTTTTAAGCAGCGGGTCGCTGGTTCGAGTCCAGCACGGCTCATTTTTCAATTAGCATCGGTAAACAACCAAAAAACAACCTTCCTCACAAAAACAAAGTTCGGGCTAATTCTCCTGTTTGTATTTGCTTGATGTGGAAATAATAAACTGGGAGAGGGTCACCTGATTTTGGACCCGGCGAAACGGAGCAATATCGGAGTTACAATTCGCAAAGACAAGCGCTACCGCAACAGATTTATATACCGCCGGACATGAAAAATGTTTATCACCGGCACTATCTGAAAAATATTGAAAGGGCCGGTCTTCGTCGGATTAGATTTTATGATCTTCGGCATACTTTTGCATCCATGCTGATACAACAAGGCGAATCGCTGGCCTATGTTAAGGATCAGTTGGGACATAGCAGTATCACTTTAACAGTGAATAATCAATTTCTGATTTTTTGAGAAGAATTTTTCCGCCCGGTTTATAGCGGGCAACTCTCGAGCCGAATCAAGCGTTCGGGCGCTGAGCCCAGTGTATGCGGCCGCTTCCTTTTTTGTCATATACCGGTCCGAATTACTTTCTCAGCAATTGAGTCCAGTTCGAAATGAAGCGGATGTTTTCGAGATTTTGATCGGCTGTAGGAATGAACAGCAGGAAGCGCTGTCCATCTGGAGCAATCCCGACCGGATGGATCAGCGATTCTTGTGGACGTTCGAACAGGAGTTTGGGATGTCCAAAGCGAGATCCGTCCAGCACTTCCA encodes the following:
- a CDS encoding DUF2384 domain-containing protein — protein: MATSKASAAKKRSPSPTTIIQEIRKGFEWERVERFQKDYGLKDERVARIIGLSDRTLTRHRKEREPLDLVASDRFYRAARIIELATNVFEDKDEAMRWLRRPQPGLANMIPLEILDTEPGSHAVQALLTQIEYGVLP
- a CDS encoding tyrosine-type recombinase/integrase, which encodes MKNVYHRHYLKNIERAGLRRIRFYDLRHTFASMLIQQGESLAYVKDQLGHSSITLTVNNQFLIF
- a CDS encoding RES family NAD+ phosphorylase, whose translation is MTLAWRIDKAKRSKTDSFSGEGAAMEGGRWNQPGTRMVYSAETLSLAAMEKFVHMGDEGRSVELVSYRIDIPADVRVETLKRSELPKDWKSFPAPQSTMVIGSNWVKKAHSAVLKVPSVVIETEHNYLLNSLHADFKRLRIHPAKPFSFDPRMWKKEIF